A single region of the Papilio machaon chromosome 13, ilPapMach1.1, whole genome shotgun sequence genome encodes:
- the LOC106717805 gene encoding beta-glucuronidase, which yields MKLRKITALVISTLSVIIVDATVPGSSSSNEITYTQKRRAQPNTGGALYPQATDTRDMMTLDGIWNFRKSPTDPEYGYRNGWYEQDLEKSGPVIPMPVPSSYNDVGEDASLRDHVGLVWYDRRFYVPSSWQQNKQRIWLRFSSVHYAAQVWVNGKLVTYHEMGHLPFEVEITDVVCEKGSNLLTVVVDNTLLSDTVPQGSIRDTFVGINKVKQEQTYTFDFFNYAGIHRSVFLYSTPQIYIDDVIVNTDIQGLTGFIVYNVTQKGLSDGGSVECLIQILDKNDSQVAAANDCAGLIEIGNAHFWWPYLMHPNPGYLYTFRVSLIGIQGETIDTYNQKIGIRTVTWSNTTIFINDKPIYLKGFGMHEDSDLRGKGWDPVLWVKNFNLIRWLGANAFRTSHYPYAEEIYQLADAQGIMIIDECPGADTDVFSEALLTKHKQSLTELIRRDKNHPSVVMWSVSNEPRSANRLADAYFGEIVRHVKSMDLSRPVTIAISQHYVADRAGQHLDVICFNRYNGWYTSTGSLSIITNNVVDEANAWHLKHNKPVIMTEYGADTIAGLHLIPEYVWAEEYQVALMSEHFKAFDKLRQAGFFAGEFIWNFADFKTAQTITRVGGNKKGIFTRSRQPKASAHHLRARYLSLAAADAGTTAPDVSYYVSDNRPTHHEL from the exons ATGAAGCTAAGAAAAATTACTGCTTTAGTAATATCGACATTATCTGTCATCATTGTCGACGCGACTGTACCCGGATCGTCCAGCTCTAATGAGATAACATATACACAGAAGAGACGAGCACAACCGAACACTGGTGGTGCACTGTACCCACAGGCAACTGACACAAGAGATATGATGACTTTAGACGGAATTTGGAACTTTAGAAAGTCTCCGACAGATCCTGAGTACGGCTATCGCAATGGATGGTATGAACAGGATCTagaaaag TCAGGTCCAGTGATCCCAATGCCCGTACCTTCATCGTACAACGATGTAGGAGAGGACGCGTCTTTAAGGGACCATGTTGGGCTGGTGTGGTACGACAGGCGCTTCTACGTGCCCTCCTCCTGGCAGCAGAACAAACAGCGCATCTGGCTTCGCTTCAGCAGCGTGCACTACGCTGCACAAGTT TGGGTAAATGGCAAGTTGGTGACATACCATGAAATGGGTCATTTACCCTTCGAAGTGGAAATCACGGATGTAGTCTGCGAAAAGGGAAGCAACCTGCTCACTGTGGTGGTTGACAACACACTTTTAAGTGACACCGTCCCGCAAGGCAGTATTAGGGACACATTTGTGGG CATCAACAAAGTGAAACAGGAGCAGACGTATACGTTCGATTTCTTCAACTACGCGGGCATACACCGATCCGTCTTCTTGTATTCGACTCCGCAGATATATATCGATGATGTAATAGTTAACACTGATATACAAGGACTGACAG gttTCATTGTGTACAATGTGACACAGAAAGGTTTGAGCGATGGCGGCTCTGTCGAATGTTTGATTCAAATATTGGACAAGAACGATTCACAGGTGGCGGCGGCCAACGATTGCGCTGGACTCATAGAGATTGGCAATGCTCATTTCTGGTGGCCTTACCTAATGCATCCCAATCCTGGATACTTGTACACTTTTAGG gtcaGTCTCATTGGAATTCAAGGTGAAACGATTGATACGTACAATCAAAAAATTGGTATAAGAACTGTCACTTGGAGCAACACGACCATCTTTATCAACGACAAACCAATTTATCTGAAAGGATTCGGAATGCACGAAGATTCTGAT TTACGAGGTAAAGGTTGGGATCCAGTGCTGTGGGTGAAGAACTTCAACCTTATCCGCTGGCTGGGCGCCAACGCGTTCCGCACATCCCACTACCCCTACGCTGAGGAGATCTACCAGCTGGCTGACGCCCAGGGCATCATGATCATCGACGAATGTCCTGGCGCTGATACAGA TGTATTTTCCGAAGCACTGCTGACTAAGCACAAGCAGTCGCTGACGGAGCTGATCCGGCGCGACAAGAACCACCCCAGTGTGGTGATGTGGTCAGTGTCCAACGAGCCCAGATCCGCAAACCGACTCGCTGATGCTTACTTTgg CGAAATAGTTCGTCACGTGAAGTCCATGGATCTGTCACGACCTGTTACCATTGCCATCTCTCAACACTACGTAGCCGACAGAGCC GGGCAACATCTGGACGTGATATGCTTCAACCGCTACAACGGCTGGTACACGTCGACGGGCTCGCTTTCCATAATCACCAACAACGTAGTGGACGAGGCAAACGCCTGGCATCTCAAACACAACAAGCCTGTCATCATGACGGAGTACGGAGCTGACACCATCGCGGGGTTGCATCTC ATTCCAGAGTACGTATGGGCGGAGGAATATCAAGTAGCCTTAATGTCGGAGCACTTTAAGGCATTCGACAAGTTGCGACAAGCTGGATTCTTTGCAGGCGAATTTATTTGGAACTTCGCTGACTTTAAGACTGCTCAGa CAATAACCCGAGTAGGTGGAAATAAAAAGGGCATTTTCACACGATCAAGACAACCCAAGGCCTCGGCGCATCATTTAAGAGCGCGCTACCTGTCCTTAGCGGCCGCAGACGCCGGCACAACAGCGCCTGACGTCTCATACTACGTATCAGACAACAGACCGACACACCACGAATTATAA
- the LOC106717731 gene encoding uncharacterized protein LOC106717731, which produces MESNSIKKKSTVFDNINTKTSITCTNVPDGLFDTPSAKKHFSKFGRVQKIKFLPKKQMCIVEYEQLSGAEQAVLNAGAFDGFMFDVTRTKTRIRHKKDEDPEWLPDPELEKELSAMRGGSTYRVPRQKAMEIDPVVRNVKIPSPRTSKMNVRKTIPIARPKHKINAPPSSVETPAVIMAATTTLSTSEAAAELHQLRSRVSQSADEQWRTLDARDRILRSWGGAGSRVKVGGATIGTCPDMCPEKELLHRKAEHQVMTLETVADSDGQLESWRAVKQYSRSSADQEIPMCYELRPAHVLARTCAYLLNEIADTDRQVTLADWFHFMWDRFRGIRKDITQQALCCAESIRLVEMCARFHAHCAARLADLAHTQFDQKLNTDNLTKCLQTLKHMYADVGPELKPREAEFRGYIALLNLGDSNFWWEIKQLPEEIQKSDSITFAIQVFTALDNNNYIRFFRLVREKANYLQACILLRYFNDVRARALARIVKAYAPRGGSKFPAEDIMNALAFESVDSMRSFIDHYGLRFSKIDTELTVILDRNQFIEDSDPYPLSRAAKLIETKRKSTVGEVIAGGPVPKHDYRNHVLYSSFNKDGTLKETALLAEDLGYNTINDTNKDITLLKAEIRKLACNSDGRNIYDAYDTRDSAKIVKEKRKNIVVEISQPKTIPNTIVPAVRNETVKKIFSFKPAILVAPSEVIKGFKINDTKNIFSFSKPQQVTETKNVFKISKSQEITENKTIFTFSKHAEVTAIKQFFTFSKPQVVSDSEINKGKTLLQSYVFKKPIVVEYSKNLDLSSHDGNNLNGGFNSSDIFKGKSSRLYNSRSAKSDKLDIQSVTQNTDSKLSPGSLFKKAHTEADEIFASGKASKDIYEFEEEDYPIKTFNEEKTKAAEKKMEEETKREEEKKRKLEERINEELKKKKVEEDKKAELKQKAEMEKTLKETVEKNSEALVDELIGTLTKETVQNLIEEEVQSLKDVIENSEKIIEELLNDLCKEICTSEVNAEFFWTKKLMKKWFYVWQKQCVKNIKRRSFLEDTPVWLTNFTPAEESRNLNRVMKISPLKSMKLYGFKRFKVSEPDEMSSLQPYNVLEIIRSTLLKRMKEINYPYDKCFFWKITLVVPGSEKWLYRRVNVESWILEVFGDKNKNNNSDGLINVTRQTWNNLMDFAISIGLANKKLLSKHREAIEGTNGFLFYAEEKEVDLLNAIEETMKCTYSYQSVPVAVIVPTWDEAAINNIKEKLDMLVNKNVISCFKIFLVQKVKLNESLDLCTKSALKWLAKNCPKSPPIEIDHLKSICQRYLGNEIWQRLRYETDSRMEIVKQDLNKLVNCYNVAVDKLTDVITNTDIFNYPSFPLEFDQYLDHSSPYPKPYEFISSSVKQNENVLAIKAFMKKLKLVQSVTEFKPVNAINMEQQIQIYCNQVECLENPQKVAYKVIATLPNEFYNTQIPSAEFKKIFQKYSLIDFLNIVVYEKINSLHNFDNLCAIYEKASLEEYRNVHWLYDIFSGMMKHKAVDYDEDIDHFIKAKRRKLDGNEIENYMLEDKDYEKFETSLEAANASITSLKNYKDEVDNLEKQLEDEKKKSDVLDNMLQMALFNT; this is translated from the exons ATGGAAtcaaattctataaaaaagaaaagtacAGTGTTCGataatattaacacaaaaacatCGATCAC GTGTACAAATGTTCCTGATGGTCTATTTGATACGCCATCGGCCAAGAAACACTTCAGCAAGTTCGGGCGtgtccaaaaaataaaatttcttccaAAGAAACAAATGTGTATTGTTGAATATGAACAACTCTCTGGAGCCGAGCAAGCAGTTCTAAATGCGGGGGCCTTTGATGGGTTTATGTTTGATGTTACTCGTACGAAGACACGGAT ACGGCACAAGAAAGATGAAGATCCTGAATGGTTACCAGATCCGGAGCTGGAGAAAGAACTGTCAGCTATGAGAGGAGGTTCTACATATAGAGTACCCCGacaaaaag caATGGAAATAGATCCTGTTGTTAGAAATGTCAAAATTCCATCTCCAAGAACTTCCAAAATGAATGTCAGAAAGACTATACCAATAGCAAGGCCAAAACACAAAAT AAATGCTCCACCAAGTTCAGTAGAGACACCAGCAGTAATCATGGCTGCCACGACAACTTTAAGTACTTCGGAAGCAGCAGCAGAACTGCACCAACTGCGTTCCAGAGTATCCCAATCTGCAGATGAACAATGGAGAACTCTTGATGCTAGAGACAG gATCTTACGTAGTTGGGGTGGCGCTGGCTCTAGAGTTAAAGTGGGTGGTGCTACAATTGGTACTTGTCCTGATATGTGTCCCGAGAAGGAATTATTACATCGAAAAGCTGAACATCAG GTAATGACATTAGAGACGGTGGCAGATTCAGATGGTCAGTTGGAGTCGTGGCGTGCGGTGAAGCAGTACAGCCGCAGCTCCGCCGATCAGGAGATACCGATGTGCTATGAACTGAGACCTGCACATGTCCTAGCCCGGACCTGTGCATATCTGTTGAATGAGATTGCTGATACTGATAGACAG GTGACATTAGCAGATTGGTTCCATTTTATGTGGGACCGGTTTCGTGGGATACGTAAAGATATAACACAACAGGCATTGTGTTGTGCAG AATCAATTCGTCTGGTAGAGATGTGTGCTCGTTTCCACGCGCACTGTGCCGCTCGTCTTGCAGACTTGGCGCACACGCAGTTTGATCAGAAGCTCAACACGGACAACTTGACCAAGTGCTTACAGACTTTGAAGCATATGTACGCTGACGTCGGCCCCGAGCTGAAGCCAAGAGAAGCAGAGTTCAGAGGCTATATCGCCTTACTTAACTTGGGAGACTCCAATTTTTGGTGGGAG atAAAACAGTTACcggaagaaattcaaaaatcgGACTCTATTACATTTGCAATACAAGTGTTCACCGCACTGGATAATAACAACTACATCAGATTTTTCCGTTTAGTCAGAGAAAAAGCGAATTATCTACAAGCTTGCATTCTTTTAAGATATTTCAACGATGTGAGAGCGCGCGCGCTCGCCAGAATAGTAAAAGCGTATGCACCAAGAGGTGGCTCTAAATTCCCAGCTGAAGATATAATGAATGCATTGGCCTTCGAGTCCGTAGATAGTATGAGATCATTTATAGATCATTATGGTTTACGTTTCTCCAAAATTGATACTGAATTAACAGTTATATTAGATAGAAACCAATTCATAGAAGATAGTGATCCATATCCTTTATCACGAGCTGCAAAATTAATCGAAACGAAACGGAAAAGTACCGTTGGTGAAGTTATAGCCGGAGGTCCTGTCCCAAAACACGACTACCGTAATCATGTTCTATATTCCAGTTTTAATAAAGATGGAACCCTGAAGGAAACCGCTTTGTTAGCCGAAGATTTGGGATATAATACCATAAATGAtacaaataaagatataacattattaaaagcCGAAATCCGAAAGCTGGCATGTAATAGTGATGGTAGAAATATATATGATGCATATGATACACGTGATAGTGCAAAAATAGTGAAAGAGAAGCGAAAAAATATCGTCGTTGAAATATCACAGCCCAAAACAATACCAAACACGATTGTCCCGGCGGTAAGAAATGAGacggtaaaaaaaatattttcattcaaacCTGCCATACTGGTTGCCCCTTCTGAAGTTATAAAAggtttcaaaataaatgatacaaaaaatattttcagtttttcCAAACCTCAGCAGGTCACTGAGACGAAAAACGTTTTCAAAATTTCCAAATCTCAAGAAATTACTgagaataaaacaatttttacattttcgaAACACGCAGAGGTTACtgcaattaaacaatttttcactttttccAAACCGCAAGTGGTATCTGatagtgaaataaataaggGAAAGACGTTATTACAATCTTATGTATTCAAAAAGCCAATCGTCGTAGAGTATAGTAAAAACCTTGATCTTAGCAGCCACGATGGAAATAACTTAAATGGTGGTTTCAATTCTTCGGATATTTTCAAGGGTAAATCTTCTCGATTATATAACAGTAGATCTGCAAAATCTGATAAACTCGATATCCAAAGTGTAACGCAAAATACAGATAGTAAATTGTCACCTGGAAGCTTGTTCAAAAAGGCACACACAGAAGCAGATGAGATATTTGCCTCTGGAAAGGCATCAAAAGATATTTATGAGTTTGAAGAAGAGGATTATCCAATCAAAACCTTTAATGAAGAAAAGACTAAAGCAGCTGAGAAGAAAATGGAAGAAGAAACAAAAAGGGAAGaggaaaagaaaagaaaattagaaGAGCGGATAAATGAGGagcttaaaaagaaaaaagtcgAAGAAGATAAAAAAGCAGAGTTGAAACAAAAGGCCGAGATGGAAAAGACGTTGAAAGAAACGGTTGAAAAGAATTCAGAGGCGTTAGTTGACGAACTTATAGGAACGTTAACTAAAGAAACAGTTCAAAATCTAATTGAAGAAGAggtacaaagtttaaaagatgtaatagaaaattctgaaaaaataatagaagaaTTATTGAATGATTTGTGCAAAGAAATTTGCACCTCTGAAGTAAATGCCGAATTCTTTTGGACGAAGAAATTAATGAAGAAATGGTTTTATGTTTGGCAGAAGCAGTgcgttaaaaacataaaaagacGAAGCTTTCTGGAAGACACGCCAGTTTGGTTAACGAACTTTACGCCTGCAGAGGAAtctagaaatttaaatagagtTATGAAAATATCACCATTAAAGAGTATGAAATTATATGgctttaaaagatttaaagttAGTGAGCCAGATGAAATGTCCTCACTACAACCCTATAACGTTTTGGAAATAATTAGATCAacacttttaaaaagaatgaaagaAATTAACTATCCATatgataaatgtttcttttggAAAATAACTTTAGTAGTTCCAGGATCTGAAAAATGGCTCTATAGGAGAGTAAATGTCGAAAGCTGGATACTAGAAGTTTTTGGcgataaaaataagaataacaATAGCGAtggtttaattaatgttacaagACAAACATGGAATAACTTAATGGATTTCGCCATATCCATTGGTCTAGCAAACAAAAAGCTATTGTCAAAACATCGCGAAGCTATAGAAGGTACcaatggatttttattttatgctgAAGAGAAGGAGGTTGACTTATTGAATGCAATTGAAGAAACAATGAAATGTACATATTCATATCAATCAGTACCTGTTGCTGTTATTGTTCCAACATGGGATGAAGCGGccataaacaatataaaagaaaagttgGACAtgttagtaaacaaaaatgtaatatcctgttttaaaatatttctagtgcaaaaagtcaaattaaatgaatCTTTGGACTTGTGCACCAAAAGTGCACTGAAATGGTTAGCTAAAAATTGTCCAAAAAGTCCCCCAATTGAAATTGatcatttaaaatctatatgcCAAAGATATCTTGGCAATGAAATATGGCAACGATTAAGATATGAAACTGATAGCAGAATGGAAATAGTTAAgcaagatttaaataaactagtcAATTGTTATAATGTGGCAGTGGACAAACTGACTGATGTTATAACAAATAcggatatatttaattatcctTCATTCCCATTGGAGTTTGATCAATACTTGGATCACAGTTCTCCATATCCAAAACCTTATGAATTTATATCAAGCAGTGTGAAACAGAATGAAAATGTGCTAGCAATTAAAGCAtttatgaaaaagttaaaattagtgCAGTCTGTCACTGAATTTAAACCTGTGAATGCAATTAATATGGaacaacaaatacaaatttactgCAATCAGGTTGAATGTTTAGAAAACCCTCAAAAAGTCGCATACAAAGTTATAGCAACTTTACctaatgaattttataatactcaAATACCATCTGCAGAATTCAAgaaaattttccaaaaatatagtttaattgatttcttaaatattgtgGTCTATGAAAAGATAAACAGTTTgcataattttgataatttatgtGCCATTTATGAAAAAGCATCACTAGAAGAATATCGTAATGTACACTGGTTGTACGACATTTTCTCTGGAATGATGAAGCACAAAGCTGTTGATTACGATGAGGACATAGATCATTTCATCAAAGCCAAACGTCGTAAGTTAGATGgcaatgaaattgaaaattatatgcTTGAAGATAAAGACTACGAAAAATTTGAAACCAGTTTAGAAGCAGCAAATGCAAGCATTACCTcactaaaaaattataaagatgaagtagataatttagaaaaacaacTCGAAGATGAGAAAAAGAAATCAGATGTACTtgataatatgttacaaatgGCATTATTCAATACATAA
- the LOC106717800 gene encoding zinc finger HIT domain-containing protein 3 yields the protein MICIQCSLNAKYKCPTCRQPYCSVGCYKLHKENPCSAPTLVTELKNNVVHNAVEYEYPTEDTVPIEKLLLLDKSAEVKKCLENPYLREVLELLDKSSHPDALIKEYMIEPIFTEFADACLKVVQPRSDFE from the exons ATGATTTGCATACAATGCAGCCTTAATGCTAAATACAAATGTCCAACATGCCGTCAGCCGTA TTGCTCGGTAGGCTGCTATAAATTACACAAAGAAAATCCATGTTCTGCTCCTACTCTAGTAACAGaactaaaaaataacgtaGTGCATAATGCCGTAGAATATGAATATCCAACTGAGGACACAGTACcaatagaaaaattactattattgg aTAAATCTGCCGAAGTGAAGAAATGTTTAGAAAATCCTTATCTTCGGGAAGTGTTAGAATTATTAGACAAATCTTCACATCCTGATGCtcttataaaagaatatatgATTGAGCCTATATTCACTGAATTTGCTGACGCTTGCCTCAAGGTTGTGCAACCTAGAagtgattttgaataa